The Calditerrivibrio nitroreducens DSM 19672 genome window below encodes:
- a CDS encoding energy-coupling factor transporter transmembrane component T family protein, protein MTMISPFFKILLFIFFSVINVSINKYDLVKSLFLTTYCVYIFFISPITLRYLSKIILYSSLFILSIAILNPLFDKNIYTLSGYTINAGVISALNIYIKFLNIVIITSSIISSTRFSDIVNSLKILKLPQEIALSMTIMYRFLFLFLSDIIQTIEAISSRNKSYNKLNYKYMKNIISSMFQRALYRSESIYEAILSKGGLNFSVKKQIDVSLRDLVFLTISMIYITIIRVI, encoded by the coding sequence ATGACCATGATATCCCCCTTTTTTAAGATTTTACTTTTCATCTTTTTTTCAGTAATAAATGTATCTATAAACAAGTACGATCTTGTTAAATCGTTGTTTCTAACCACCTATTGCGTATATATCTTCTTCATATCACCAATTACCTTACGTTACCTTTCAAAAATAATTCTCTACTCCTCTCTCTTCATATTATCTATAGCCATTTTAAATCCTTTGTTTGATAAAAATATCTATACTTTATCAGGGTATACAATAAATGCAGGAGTAATATCCGCCTTGAATATATATATAAAGTTTTTAAATATCGTAATAATAACATCCTCAATCATTTCCTCCACAAGATTTTCTGACATTGTAAATTCCTTAAAAATCTTAAAACTACCCCAGGAGATAGCATTATCAATGACCATAATGTATCGATTTCTTTTTTTATTCCTTTCTGACATAATACAAACTATTGAAGCCATAAGTAGCAGAAATAAAAGCTACAATAAACTTAATTATAAATATATGAAAAATATCATTTCCAGCATGTTTCAAAGGGCTCTATATAGATCCGAATCAATTTACGAGGCGATACTTTCTAAAGGTGGCCTTAATTTCAGTGTAAAAAAACAGATCGATGTTAGTTTAAGAGATCTTGTTTTTCTCACTATTTCGATGATATATATTACCATCATAAGGGTAATATAA
- a CDS encoding energy-coupling factor ABC transporter permease, with amino-acid sequence MSDALISVPTGVTFWAVSIGTMAYSVKKLRKEEKEKTIPLMGVMAAFVFALQMVNFSIPGTGSSGHFAGGFLLSIILGPYLAFLSMASVLIVQALFFADGGILALGCNIFNLGFVPSFVVYPLIDSLFKNKLTNFAIWLGAALSLIIGAISVALQTAVSGIAELPFSRLLYLMVFIHLLISIVEGLITVGAYNIIHKIYPSEDYSGDKLKPVVPIFVITIMIASIFSLFASEKPDGLEWSVFKIIGEEKEPTSLIASVHHFLGTIQEKISFLPDYNFHNNQSNLGTSISGIIGSIITIIFAAILGILTNRKTDR; translated from the coding sequence ATGAGTGATGCTTTAATATCAGTACCCACAGGTGTTACTTTTTGGGCAGTTTCAATTGGCACAATGGCCTATTCCGTCAAAAAGCTGAGGAAAGAGGAAAAAGAGAAAACTATTCCTCTTATGGGTGTAATGGCGGCATTTGTTTTCGCACTTCAAATGGTGAATTTTTCTATACCAGGCACAGGTTCCAGTGGTCATTTTGCTGGAGGATTTTTGCTATCCATCATTCTTGGACCCTATCTTGCTTTTCTTTCAATGGCTTCTGTCTTAATAGTTCAGGCTTTATTTTTTGCAGATGGTGGTATATTGGCATTGGGATGTAATATCTTCAATCTGGGATTTGTACCATCATTTGTAGTTTATCCACTAATCGATTCATTATTTAAGAATAAGTTAACAAATTTTGCCATATGGCTCGGCGCTGCTTTATCTCTAATTATAGGAGCAATATCTGTGGCATTACAAACAGCTGTTTCAGGTATAGCTGAATTGCCATTTTCCAGATTGCTTTACCTCATGGTTTTCATCCACCTATTAATATCAATAGTAGAAGGATTAATCACGGTTGGAGCATACAATATTATACATAAAATATACCCATCAGAGGATTATAGCGGCGATAAATTAAAACCTGTTGTACCAATTTTTGTAATAACAATAATGATAGCATCCATCTTTTCCCTTTTTGCATCAGAAAAACCAGATGGTCTTGAGTGGAGTGTATTTAAAATAATTGGCGAAGAGAAAGAACCCACAAGCTTGATTGCCTCAGTACACCATTTTTTAGGTACCATCCAGGAAAAAATATCTTTTTTGCCAGATTATAATTTTCACAACAATCAATCAAATCTGGGTACATCTATATCAGGTATCATAGGTTCAATTATTACGATAATATTTGCTGCTATACTGGGTATATTAACAAATAGAAAAACAGATAGATGA
- a CDS encoding cytochrome c family protein, which produces MKKLVYFVSILMLVVFVTSLFAANTRDGRRKFRKNCYQMCHKKDGIIPSSYTSAKWDSYFTNNMEKLKKVHKNNELEKSKLSVEELNNIHQYLLEHSLDSRAPETCEG; this is translated from the coding sequence ATGAAAAAGCTTGTTTATTTTGTATCAATTTTAATGCTTGTTGTTTTTGTAACATCACTTTTTGCGGCCAATACTAGGGATGGACGAAGAAAATTCAGGAAAAATTGCTACCAGATGTGTCACAAAAAAGATGGCATTATACCTTCCAGTTATACGTCTGCTAAATGGGATTCTTATTTTACAAATAATATGGAAAAACTTAAAAAAGTTCATAAAAATAATGAGCTTGAAAAATCGAAACTGTCTGTCGAAGAACTTAATAACATCCATCAATACCTGCTGGAGCACTCCCTCGACAGTAGAGCACCGGAAACATGTGAGGGTTAA